GGCATCAGTGACGAGGAGTACGTGTCCGCGCTCAAGGTGCTGCGCACGATGATTGCCAACGTCGAGGGAGATGGGAGCTCCTAGCTACTTCGTTGCCGTTGGTCAGCTGCGATCCGGATGAGGATGGCGGCGAGGTGGAGGGCGGCCTGGAAGGCAATGGCAAGCTTGTCAGTTCGCATGGCCAGGCCGCGTCGCTGCTTGAAGCGGTTGATGCACCGCTCGACGGTGTTCCGCTGCTTGTAGGTCTCCGCGTCGAAGGCCGGCGGTCGGCCACCGCGCTGCCCGCGCCGCACGCGGTGACCGATCTGGTCAGCATGCTGCGGGATGACTGCCCGGATGCCGCGAAGGCGGAGATACCCGCGGATCGCGCGGGAGGAGTAGGCCCGGTCCGCGAGGACTGCCGTGGGTCGCGTTCTGGGCCTTCCGGGACAGACCGAGGGACCCGGATTCGGGCCAATGGCGGCTTCGAAGGCGGGTGCATCCCCGGCCTGGCCTGCTGTCACGAAGAGGGCGAGGGGCCGGGCTCGGTCGCCGCTGGCCAGGTGGACTTTCGTGCTCAGGCCGCCACGGGAGCGTCCGAGCTCGTGGTCTGCGGACTCGGCCCGGCCGGCCGCCCCTTTTTCCCCGCACCTCCTGCGTGCTGGTGAGCCAGGCACACAGTGGAGTCCACCGATACGGTCCAGCCGATGTCGTCGCCGGCATCCGCCGCAGAGAGGACCGCTCCGAAGATCCGTTGCCACGTGCCGTCGACTGCCCACCGGAGCAGGCCTTTGTGGGCTGTCTGGAACGAACCCAGTTCTTCAGGGGAGGTCGCCAAGAGGCAAACAGGTGCGGTACTTCCATGCGATGACCTCAAGAGTGCGGCGGTGGTCGGCCCACCGGCGTCCACGGGCCGGATCTGCCGGCATTAACGGCTCGATCCGAGCCCACATCA
This Streptomyces sp. NBC_00539 DNA region includes the following protein-coding sequences:
- a CDS encoding IS5 family transposase — translated: MGSRRHVATDLRSGPLCGGCRRRHRLDRIGGLHCVPGSPARRRCGEKGAAGRAESADHELGRSRGGLSTKVHLASGDRARPLALFVTAGQAGDAPAFEAAIGPNPGPSVCPGRPRTRPTAVLADRAYSSRAIRGYLRLRGIRAVIPQHADQIGHRVRRGQRGGRPPAFDAETYKQRNTVERCINRFKQRRGLAMRTDKLAIAFQAALHLAAILIRIAADQRQRSS
- a CDS encoding transposase, which gives rise to MWARIEPLMPADPARGRRWADHRRTLEVIAWKYRTCLPLGDLP